The stretch of DNA CGTGACCCTGGAGCTGGGCGGCAAGTCCCCGGCCTATGTGGATGCCAGCACGGACCTGGCGAAGGCAGCCAAGCGGATCGCCTGGGGCCGGTTCATGAACGCCGGGCAGACCTGCGTGGCGCCGGACTACGTCCTGGCCACCCCCGAGGTGCTGGACGGTCTGGAACACGAGCTCGTCAAAGCCATCACCGCACTCTTCGGGACGGATTCCGCCCGGAGCGAGTCCTACGGGCGGATTGTTGATGACCGCCATTTCCAGCGGCTCGCCGCCCTCGCGGACGGCAGCACCGTGGTCCACGGCGGGCAGCGGGACGCCGCCACCCGGTACTTCGCGCCGACGCTGCTGCGGCCCGCGCCCGGGGACGCGGTCATGGCGGAGGAGATCTTCGGCCCGCTGCTGCCGCTGCTCCCGGTCACCGGACGCGGGGAAGCCATCCGGATGATCAACGCCCGCGCCAAGCCGCTGGCGCTGTATGTGTTCAGCAACGACGCCGGCACCAGGCGTGAGTTCGCCGAGCGGACTTCCTCGGGGGCGCTGTGCTTTGACATCCCGGCGGCGCACCTGACGGTGCCGGGCCTGCCCTTCGGCGGGGTGGGCGGCAGCGGCATGGGCGCCTATCACGGGGAAGACTCGGTGCGCACCTTCTCGCACGAGCGGGCCAGCCTGGCCAAGCCGCTCCGGCCGGACACCCTGGAGCTGATCTACCCGCCGTACGGCAAAGCCAAGGACCGGATCAGCCGCGCCCTCACGGCGCGGGCCTGGATGCGGCGCCGCAAGCGCTGACCCGGCCCCTTGCGGCAGGGGGACATGCCCAGCCGTGGCCACTGCAGGTGGACATGCTCAGTCCTTGCGGGTGGTCCCGAGCTTGTGCAGCGTGTCCGCCAGCAGCTCAACGAACAGCTGGACCCGGGCCGTCCGCTTCTCGTTGATCAGCAGGGCGAAGACGTTGCGGGCCAGCCGGATCTCCGGAACGTCCAGCACCACCACCCCGGCCGGGCGGTGCAGCAGGGCGAGCTCGGGCACCAGGGCGGCGCCGAGTCCGGCCGCCGCCATCTCCAGGCTGGCATGGAAGTCATCGCTGTACGCCACCACCCGCGGATGCAGGTTGCAGCTGGCAAAGAGGCGCTCGATCACCGTGGCGTCGGACGTGCCCGGGTGGTGGACAATCCACGGCATGTCCGAGAGATGGTCCGCGGCCACCTTGGAATCCGTGCCGATGCCCCAGGCCGCCGGCAGCACCACCCGGAAGTCGTCGTCGCCGATCCACTGCCGGTTCACGGTGTGCGGCCAGGCGAGGCCGGACTGGCCCACCTGGTAGACCAGCGCCACATCGAGCTCGCCGCCGGTCCGCAGCCCCTGGATGGTCTGGGCCGGCTCGGCCACGGACACCCGCAGGTCGATCCCGAGGTTCTTCCAGGCCGGATTCTGCAGCATCCGCGGCAGCACGTAGGTCGCCAGGCTGGGGAAGATGCCCAGCCGGAGCTCCTGGCTCGTCGCGTCATGGGTGCGGGAGGCGGCCGCCATGAGGGCCTCGATGTCGGTAAGGACCTTGGAGGCGTGCCGGGTCATCACGACGGCGGCTTCCGTGGGCTGGATGCTGCGCGCCGAGCGCTGGAACAGTTTCACCCCGGTGTCCCGTTCGAGGGCGGACATCTGCTGGGACACCGCGGACGCCGTGTAGCCAAGCGGGGTGGCGGCCGCCGCGAACGAGCCCAGCCGGATCACTTCGACAAGGGTCCGCAGATGGACGGGGTTGATCAAGGGCTGCCTTTCGCATGTTCGGTGAGGCGGGACCGCGATCCCGCTTTATTCTGGCACATTGGTCGGGAGCAGACCGCTTGAAATCCAGACACATCCGGAGCCCCCACGGCTACGAATTGCCCATAAGACGATTCACCAGGACAATCCGGGCAAGCCAACAGGAGCAGAACAGTGTCACAAGCAGCAGGGATTCCGGAGGGCCGGCGGGTAGCCGTGATCGGCAGCGGCGTGGCGGGACTGACCGCCGCCTACATACTGAACAGGGCGGACCGGGTGACCCTCTTCGAGGCGGACCCGCGGCTGGGCGGCCATGCCCACACCCACGACGTCCCGCAACCGGACGGCTCCGTCCTGGGCGTGGACACCGGCTTCATCGTCCACAACGAGCGGACCTACCCCACGCTGCTGCGGCTCTTCGCCGAACTCGGCGTCGAAACCCAGCCCTCCGAAATGAGCATGTCCATCCGCTGCGACGGATGCGGCCTCGAATACGCCGGCGCCCGGGCCCACGGCCGCGGCATCATCCCCAGGCCCTCCACCCTGCTGCGCGGCCGGTACCTGCTGATGCTGCTGGAAGTCACGCGCTTCTACCGCCGGGCCCGCGCCCTTCTCGCCGAAGGCGCCCTGCTCGCCGAAGGCGCCCTTCTCGCCGAAGGCGCACCGCTAGCCGAAGGCGTGGACGGGCAATCAGCCGAGCTGACCCTGGGCGAGTTCCTGGCCCGCGAAAAGTTCAGCAGCTACTTCAGCTCGCACTTCATGACGCCGATCGTGAGCGCCGTCTGGTCCTGCGACCCCACCACGGCGCTGGCCTACCCGGCCCGCTACCTCTTCACCTTCCTCGGCCACCATGGCCTGCTCGGGGTCGCCGGCTCGCCGCAGTGGCGGACCGTCACCGGCGGATCCCGCAGCTACGTGGACAAGCTGGCCGCCACGCTGCCGGACATCCGCCTCTCCACCCCCGTCACCGGCGTCCGGCGCCACGCCGACGGCGTCGAACTCACCACCGGGCCCGGCCCTGGCCAGTCCAGCACGGAGAACTTCGACGCCGTCGTGATTGCCACCCACCCGGAGCAGGCGCTGCGCATGCTCTCCGACGCCTCGCCCGCGGAGAAGGATGCCCTGGCGAACATGCCGTACTCGGTCAACCACACCGTCTTCCACCGCGACGACTCCGTGCTGCCGTCCAGCGGCAACGCCAGGGCCTCCTGGAACTACCGGCTGCCCTCCTGCGACGCCCGGCCGGACAAGGTCCTGGTCAGCTACGACCTGACGCGGCTGCAGCGGCTCAACCCCGCGGACGGCCGGCCCTACCTCGTGAGCCTGGGCGAATCCGCACTCATCGCGGACGGCACGGTGCTGGAGCGGATGGTCTACGAGCACCCGCAGTACACCCCGGATTCCCTGAAAGCCCAGCAGCAGATCCTTGAACTGGGCGACAGCCGGCTGGCCTTCGCCGGCGCCTACCACGGCTGGGGTTTCCACGAGGATGGCGCCCTCTCCGGCGTCAAGGCCGCAGCCCGGCTGGGGCGGCACTGGGACGGGGCCGCCGTCGTCCCTGGAAACGTCGCCCTTGACCCTGACCTCCAGACCGTCGCTGCGGAGGGCGCATGAGCGCACCGGCAGTCATCTACCGCACCTCCATTTCGCATGTGCGGCGCACCCCGCTGCACAACGCCTTCACCTACCGCAGCTACAGCTGGTACGTCGACGTCGACCATCTCCCCACGGTGCCCCGCCTCCTGAAGCCGCTCGCCGGTTTCTGCGCCGCGGACCATCTGGGCGACCCGGCCGGCACCCTGCGCGGCAACGTTGAGCGTTTCCTGGCCACCCGGGGGATAGCGCTCGACGGCGGCCGCATCACCATGCTGGCCAGCGCCCGCGTGCTCGGGCACGTGTTCAACCCGCTGTCCCTGTTCTGGTGCCACGACGCCGCGGGGGAGTTGCGCTGCGTCCTCGCCGAGGTCCACAACACCTACGGCGAACGGCACTGCTACGTCCTGGAAACGGACGACGCCGGCCGTGCCAGCGTCCCCAAGGCCTTCTACGTCTCGCCGTTCAACGACGTTGAGGGCCAGTACCGGATGAAACTGCCCGAACCGGACAGCCGGCTCGCGGTGTCGATCGTCCTGGAACGGGAGGGGCAAAAACCCTTCATTGCCACCATGGACGGCGAACGGCACGAAGCCACCGTGCGGAACATCCTGGCCGCCGCGCTCGCGGTACCCGTGGCACCGCTGCGCGTTGTCGGCCAGATCCACTGGCAGGGCATTAAGCTGTGGGCACGTCGCCTGCCCATCATCAAACGACCACACCACCCTTCACAGGAGGCAGTCCAGTGACTATGACCGAAGCGGGCGGATCAGCCGCCGCACAGCGCGTTCCCGCCGGGGCTCCGTACACGGTCCCGCAGCCGCCCAGCCACGTCGACGCCGAGGCCTGGCCCGGCATCGCCACGGTGCCCTCGGGCCTGAAGGCCGCCGTGGCCGGCCGCGCCGCCGAAGCCATCTTCAAGGCCGCCGTGCGCCGGCTGCCGCTGGAGGTCCGATACCCGGACGGAACGGTCCTTGGAAAATCGGGTCCCGTCATGACGATCAACCGGCCGGAGGCTTTCGCCGCCCGGCTCGGCGACGGCGGACTGATCGGCCTCGGCGAGTCCTACATGGCCGGCGACTGGGACGCGGCGGACCTCACGGCCGTGCTCGAGGTGTTCGCCGGGAGCGTCGGCAGCCTGGTTCCCGAGCCGCTGCAGAAACTTCGGGCCCTCTACCTGCCGCGCCAGCCGCGCCGGGAACGCAACACCGAGCAGAACACCCGCTCCAACATCTCCCGGCACTATGACCTCTCCAACGAACTCTTCGCCTCGTTCCTGGACGAGACTATGACCTACTCCAGCGCCCTCTTCCCGGAGTCGGGGGAGACGATGAAGACCGTCGCCTGGGACGGCTTCGCTGCCGCCCAACGGGCCAAGATCGACCGGCTGCTGGACAAGGCCGGCGTCGGGCAGGGCACCCGGGTGCTGGAGATCGGCACCGGCTGGGGCGAACTCGCCCTGCGGGCCGCCGCCCGCGGCGCCACCGTCTACTCCGTCACCCTCTCCAGCGAGCAGCAGGAACTGGCCCGCAAGCGCGTCGCCGACGCCGGATACACCGACGCCGTCACCATCGAACTCAAGGACTACCGCGCCGTCGAAGGCGAGTACGACGCCGTCGTCTCGGTCGAGATGATCGAGGCGGTGGGCTTCGAGTACTGGGCCACCTACTTCCAGACGATCGAACGGGTCCTGGCCCCGGGCGGCAAGGTGGCCATCCAGGCCATCACGATCGGCCACGACCGGCTGCTCGCCACCCGCTCCAGCTACACCTGGGTGCACAAGTACATCTTCCCGGGCGGCGTCATCCCCTCGGTGCGTGCCATCGAGGACATCACCGAGAAGCAGACCGGGCTCCGGGTCCGCGAACGCCTCGCCATGGGGGAACACTACGGGCAGACCCTCCGCCTCTGGGAGGAACGTTTCATGGCCCGGGCCGAGGAAGTCCGCGGCCTGGGCTTTGACGAGATCTTCCAGCGCATGTGGCAGTTCTATCTCTGCTACTCCCGGGCCGGCTTCCAGTCGGGGTACCTTGATGTCCAGCAGATCGTGCTGGACAAGCGGGCCGCGTAGGAGAGGCGCAGCCGCAGGAACAGGGCTGTCAGAAGCGTCACGCCAGGCAGGGCGGACACCCCGGGGTGTCCGCTTTTCCTGTGTCTCCGCACACCTGTTTGCGTGTCCTGGCTCACTGTCCGACACGCCGTCCACGGGGCGACACGCGGGGTGATTAATTGTGGCTAAGTAGTCCACAGGCTGTGGATTTCGTCCCCGAAAACCGCGGGATCACGGACGTTTTGAAGGCCCCTCCCTGTGGATTAACCCTGCGTAAAATGACATACTTGTAATACATCATCTTGGGGTCCAAGCGGGGGCCTTGCACTACATGTAGTATCGACATACAGTTTGAGCACAGCACCGGGGCACGGCAGGATGAGCAGGAAACCGCCCGCCCCGAGACGCCACAGCGGCGACGCCGTACAAGACAACGCCGCACCAAAGACGCCGTATAAGAAACGCCGTACAAGAGACTTCAACAAAGGGGACAGGGACCATGACCGTTACGGTTTACACGAAGCCGGCCTGTGTTCAGTG from Arthrobacter sp. PAMC25564 encodes:
- a CDS encoding DUF1365 domain-containing protein, which translates into the protein MSAPAVIYRTSISHVRRTPLHNAFTYRSYSWYVDVDHLPTVPRLLKPLAGFCAADHLGDPAGTLRGNVERFLATRGIALDGGRITMLASARVLGHVFNPLSLFWCHDAAGELRCVLAEVHNTYGERHCYVLETDDAGRASVPKAFYVSPFNDVEGQYRMKLPEPDSRLAVSIVLEREGQKPFIATMDGERHEATVRNILAAALAVPVAPLRVVGQIHWQGIKLWARRLPIIKRPHHPSQEAVQ
- a CDS encoding LysR family transcriptional regulator; translation: MINPVHLRTLVEVIRLGSFAAAATPLGYTASAVSQQMSALERDTGVKLFQRSARSIQPTEAAVVMTRHASKVLTDIEALMAAASRTHDATSQELRLGIFPSLATYVLPRMLQNPAWKNLGIDLRVSVAEPAQTIQGLRTGGELDVALVYQVGQSGLAWPHTVNRQWIGDDDFRVVLPAAWGIGTDSKVAADHLSDMPWIVHHPGTSDATVIERLFASCNLHPRVVAYSDDFHASLEMAAAGLGAALVPELALLHRPAGVVVLDVPEIRLARNVFALLINEKRTARVQLFVELLADTLHKLGTTRKD
- a CDS encoding aldehyde dehydrogenase family protein — protein: MQTVTPAVARARELFGSGATRPLAWRLEQLGSLRRMLGERRTEFIDALGSDLGKHRTEAQLAEIGFVTAEAAHLERHLEGWLRPRPVPVPLAVQPAKAWTELTPLGVVLVIGPWNYPLQLVLAPLAGALAAGNTAVLKPSEHAPATSAALARWIPEYLAGAAEVVEGGIPETTALLAERFDHIFFTGGEAAAKVVLHAAAENLTPVTLELGGKSPAYVDASTDLAKAAKRIAWGRFMNAGQTCVAPDYVLATPEVLDGLEHELVKAITALFGTDSARSESYGRIVDDRHFQRLAALADGSTVVHGGQRDAATRYFAPTLLRPAPGDAVMAEEIFGPLLPLLPVTGRGEAIRMINARAKPLALYVFSNDAGTRREFAERTSSGALCFDIPAAHLTVPGLPFGGVGGSGMGAYHGEDSVRTFSHERASLAKPLRPDTLELIYPPYGKAKDRISRALTARAWMRRRKR
- a CDS encoding FAD-dependent oxidoreductase, whose product is MSQAAGIPEGRRVAVIGSGVAGLTAAYILNRADRVTLFEADPRLGGHAHTHDVPQPDGSVLGVDTGFIVHNERTYPTLLRLFAELGVETQPSEMSMSIRCDGCGLEYAGARAHGRGIIPRPSTLLRGRYLLMLLEVTRFYRRARALLAEGALLAEGALLAEGAPLAEGVDGQSAELTLGEFLAREKFSSYFSSHFMTPIVSAVWSCDPTTALAYPARYLFTFLGHHGLLGVAGSPQWRTVTGGSRSYVDKLAATLPDIRLSTPVTGVRRHADGVELTTGPGPGQSSTENFDAVVIATHPEQALRMLSDASPAEKDALANMPYSVNHTVFHRDDSVLPSSGNARASWNYRLPSCDARPDKVLVSYDLTRLQRLNPADGRPYLVSLGESALIADGTVLERMVYEHPQYTPDSLKAQQQILELGDSRLAFAGAYHGWGFHEDGALSGVKAAARLGRHWDGAAVVPGNVALDPDLQTVAAEGA
- a CDS encoding cyclopropane-fatty-acyl-phospholipid synthase family protein, producing MTEAGGSAAAQRVPAGAPYTVPQPPSHVDAEAWPGIATVPSGLKAAVAGRAAEAIFKAAVRRLPLEVRYPDGTVLGKSGPVMTINRPEAFAARLGDGGLIGLGESYMAGDWDAADLTAVLEVFAGSVGSLVPEPLQKLRALYLPRQPRRERNTEQNTRSNISRHYDLSNELFASFLDETMTYSSALFPESGETMKTVAWDGFAAAQRAKIDRLLDKAGVGQGTRVLEIGTGWGELALRAAARGATVYSVTLSSEQQELARKRVADAGYTDAVTIELKDYRAVEGEYDAVVSVEMIEAVGFEYWATYFQTIERVLAPGGKVAIQAITIGHDRLLATRSSYTWVHKYIFPGGVIPSVRAIEDITEKQTGLRVRERLAMGEHYGQTLRLWEERFMARAEEVRGLGFDEIFQRMWQFYLCYSRAGFQSGYLDVQQIVLDKRAA